In Methanobrevibacter sp., the genomic window TGGACCGTGTCTTCTGAGGTAAGTTGCAATTTTAGCAGCTTGTTCACGGGTAGGGTCAAATGCAGGGTCATCAAATAAATCTACAGGACCAATTAATTCACCGTTAGCTACTTGGAAACCTAAACCTACTACTCTAGGAGGTCCGTCAAATCTGATTGGGTTTGCTTCATGTTCTGAAACAGGCATCATAGGACCATTGTGGGATCCTCTCATCCATCCACTTACGATGTGTGGGAATGCAAATGGGTCAACACATTCACCGTTAGCAGGGAAACCAGATTGTGCTCTTACAATACATACTGGGTCGTCTTTACCTACGTATTCACCAGCCATTAAGTTTAATCTTTCAGTACTTACTGCAGCTGCGATTTCCCCATTTTTCTTCCATACTCTTTTAATTACGTATCTACCAGTGGAACCGATTAATGCGAGTAAATCGTACATTTCTTCAGGACAGTTTAAGATAACTTTTTTGTGTTCGATTACATCGAATACTTCAAATTTAAATCCATCGTGTAATTTAGGGTCGATTACAAGACCAGCAGTGTTGAATGGGTCTGCAAAGATTCTAAATATAGGTAAGTTGAATGCACCTGGTTCAGTTTTGTCACAGCAGAAGATGAGTACTGGATCAGATGGTCTTTCTTCAAATTCAATTTCTGCTACACCAGGACCCATACCTTTGATGTTTCCAGAGAAAGTATCAGATAATAAGTCTTGACCTGCACCATATAATTTTAATTCACGTGCTCTTTCAGTAGCTTTCATGAATGCGTTGTATGCAGTTTTGTGAACTTCTTCGTTTTCTTCCCCTTTATCGTGGGTCATGATTAAGTCAATGTCGTCTCCACAACGGGAGATGTAGTAATCTTTTATGATTCCTGCTTCTAAAGCTTCGTTTAAAACTTCATCACAGATATCAATTAATTCTGGGTGTGCGACACAATGTCCAGACACACTTCCAATATCAGCTTTAATTACACTAACAGTAGTTTTCATTTTAATAACCTCGATTAGTAAATTATTATTTACTATTCATTTGTTATTTATATAAAATATAGTATTTAATTATTATGTATAACAATAATTACATTAAAAAAATGTTTTAAAAAAAGTAAAATAGAAAACTTAATCAAGTCTTCTAATATTGTCAAAAGCTTTTTGAATTTCTTCATCCTGATTCATCTTTTTACGAGCTTCAAGAACACGGTCTAACTCTGAATGAGTTTCAGGATATTTTGGAACTGCTTTACATCCACCATCATCGATTTTGGAATATTGGAAAGTTCCAATTTTTTTAGCAATTTCAGTAATCTCTTCTTTATCAAGTCCAATCAATGGAGATAAAACCGGTATGTCAACGCCATACCTTGTAGTTAAAATATTTGATAAAGTTTGTGAAGCAACTTGTCCCACACTACTTCCATCTACAACAGCATCTGCCCCAAGCTTTAATGCTAATTTCTCTGCAATGTGATACATTCCAGATTTACATAATACACAAGTCATTTTTTCAGGAGCATGATCTTTAGCAGCCTGCAAGTATTCACCATATGGAACAACACGTTTTTTAATAGGAGCTCCTTTTGCATACTTATTCAATTGACCCACTAATAACTCGAAAACTTCAGTGCTTTTTGGACCTGCGAATGGTGCATTGTCACAGTTAAGTGCAATGACTTCACAACCTCTTTTCATCATCAAATAAGCTGCAACCGGTGAATCTATTCCACTAGATATAAGTGCAACAACTTTACCTTGTGTTCCTAATGGAAGACCACCAGGGCCTTTAATTTTTTCATGGAAAATATAAGTATCATCTTCCCTGACTTCAACAAAAATGGTTAAATCAGGATTTGATAAGTCAACAGGTGCCTGAACAACATTTCTTACAACACCACCACAGTGGGCAGCCATTTCCTGTGAAGAAAAGTCATGTGTTCCAACACGACGACATTTGATAGCAAATTTTGTATTTTCATCTAAAACACCATCTTCAATTAAAGATTCAGTGTATTTAGTTAATGTTTCATCAATATCTTCATAGCTAGTATGAGTTGAAACTGCTGGAGAATAAGATACAACACCAAATACATAATTTAATTGATCTAATCCTTCATCGAAATCTTCCGGGAAAATATAGATTCTTCCCTGATTCCTATCAACTTTACACTCAAATGTAGCTTTAATATTTTTAACTAGTTTTTTTTCAAAACGAGACCTTACTCTAGGGCTTTTAATCCCAATTTCACCATATCTGGCAATAATTAAATCATAATTCATTTAAACAACTCTTTTTAGTTCACGCTGAAAAAATAGTAATCCCTTCTATACTAGTTTTTTAAAATATAACAGCAAGTATAATTTTTAGTTTATACCTTTATAAACCTTTTTAACAACATCATATTTAAATAATTACAACATTAAAAATATAATTTTAAAAAAATAATCACTTGATAAAATGGAAACTACAAACCAAATAAAAATGACAACAGCATTAGCCATTCTATTTGCAATCTGTTCTGGTCTTGCAATTGGTAATATGTATTGGGCTCAACCATTATTGGTGCAAATAATGACAAGTTTTGGATTGCCCGGAGCTAAGGGAGGGTTACTTATTACTTCAACACAAATTGGGTATGCATTAGGTATTTTACTCATTGTTCCATTAGGAGATTTTGTTCAAAGAAAAAGGTTAATTACAACAGTAATGTCATTATCAATAATAGCTTTGATATCATGTATTATTGCACCATCTTTTACAATATTGTCATTATCATTATTCAGCATGGGAATTGTAACAGTTTCCGGACAAATTTTAATACCCTTAACCAGTGATTTAAGCGAAAAGGAAAATCGTGGACAGATGCTTGAATTGTATCCTCTGGAATAACCACCGGAACAATATTTTCCAGATTCATGAGTGGAATAATTGCAGGATTTGGAGGATGGAGATTAGTTTATGTTATTGCAGCAATTCTTAATTTAATTATGATTTTGATTATGATTTACGTTTTGCCAGATCTTCCAAGAAAAAATAAACTTACTTCATATAAAAAACTGATATTTATCGTATTTACAGCAGCAAAAAGATACAAAGTATTGCCTAGAATATTGCTTCAAAGTGGATTGATCTTTGGACTGATTTTTAACATATTTTGGACATCATTAACATTTTTATTATCCGGAAGCCCATTTAATTACACAACAACACAAATCGGATTTGTTAGTTTGGCAGGGCTTGTTACTTCACTGTTTGGAGTCGTGGTTGGAAAATTGCAGGATAATGGATTAAGTATACCTGCACTTGGATTATTTATATTCCTTAGTTTAATAGGTACTTCAACACTTCTTTTAAATCAGTCAATTATAACAGTAATAATTGTAACTGCACTGATTTCAATAGCTGTGCAAGGAGTATTAATATTATCACAAACAAGATTATTCTCATTATCCAATAATGAACGTAGCAGATTAAATACAGTATTTGTAGTTAACAATTTCATATTTGGAGCTATGGGTAGTGCATTATCCTCATTTTTATGGTCCTATGGAGGATTACAATATGTTATGATTGGCTCAATAATCATATCTTCAATAGGTTTGATTGCATGGTTTTCATCAAGAACTGTCTATTATGAGATGGATAACAAATTAGAAAATTAGAACTAATATAATTTGATTAAAAATAAATAAAAAAAGAAAAGGATAATAATTATCCTTTGATTAATTCAACAGCAGTTTGGATAGCTTCATCCATTTTATCTGTATCTTTACCTGCACCTTGTGCTAAGGTTAAACGGCCTCCACCGCCACCACCTAATACACCAGCAGCAGTTTTGATAACATCATTGATTTTAATTCCATTATCAATTGCATTTTGAGAAGCTGCACCAACAATTTTACCATCATTGTTTCCCATAATAACTACATCCGCTTTTCCACTGTCAGTAAAGTCAGTAGCTATTTTTTGAAGTTCTTTAAAGTCAGCTTCCATCAATTCTGATACGACTTTTAAACCGTTGATTTCTTCATAATCATCAGCTAAAGAATTCATTTTTAGAGAAGCAATTTGTGATTTCAATCTGTCGATTTCATTTTTCTGTGCTTTCCATTCACTGAAGAATCTATCACATGTTTTTGGAAGTTGATCATTGTCAACTTTAAAGATATTGGAACTTTCTCTTAAAAGTTCACTGTCATGTTGCATTGAATCAATTGCAGCAAGACCTGCTGAGAAATCTATTCTTTCCACACCATCTTGAACTCTTTCAGTTTTATTGATTTTAATTGGTCCTACAACACCAGTTCTTAAGACGTGTGTACCTGCACAAGCTTGAACATCCACTCCAGGGATTTTAACAACACGAATCATTTTACCTGGAACAATACCTCCTTGATAGAGTACAAATCCATATAATTCTTGTGCTTCATCTCTTGTGTGGAATTTGATATCCAAATCAATGTTTTCCATTACATATTCATTAGCCAATTTTTCGATTTCATTGAGCTCTTCTTGAGTGATACGTTTATAATGAGATAAGTCAATACGTGCTCTTGTAAGTCCATTTTGAGAACCTGCTTGCCAGATGTGTTGACCTAATACTTTTCTTGCAGCTGCAATAACCAAGTGAGTTCCTGTATGGTGACGTGCAAGAGTCATTCTTCTAGTCCAGTCAACTTTACCTGTGACTTTTTTACCAACTACATCATCTTTGATTTCTGCATCTACATGATGTAATACAACATTGTCAACTTTTTCTGCATGACCCATTTTAAAGATAGTTCCATTAATGGAAACTTCACCAATGTCTGAAGGCTGACCCCCTCCTTCAGGATAAAATGCTGTTTTATCAAATACTAAACATTTATCACCATCTTTTTCGACTAATCCTAAAACTTCCGCTTCAAATTCTTGTTGGTAGAAATCTTTATAGAATAATAAATCAGTTTCAGGGAAATCTACTTTGAAAGTGGATTTTTTATTGGAAGTATCTTTTTCGTGAGCTCCTGCTACTTGGGTAAAGAAATTACCTGGAACATCCACAGTGAAATCATCTCCTGCCATTTCAACAACTGTTTCAGGAGGAATTCCATGTGCATCATATAAATCTATTAACATGTCAAGAGGCATTTCATTTTTGCCTTCTTTTTTGAGTCTTTTGATTGATCTTTTAACGATACTTCTACCTTTTTTAACTGTAGCAGCATATCTTTCTTCTTCCAATTCAATAATATTCCTAATATGTTCTTCAGAATCACGAATTTCTGGGTAGAATTTGGATAAGAAATCAAGTTGTATTGCCATTACTTCAGCAAGAGATTCTTTCATGTTTAAATCTTTCATGAATCTAATTGTTCTTCTTAAAACCAATCTTGCAAGATAACCTTCTTTCACATTAGATGGAATGATTCCGTCTGCAATCATAAATGCAAGACAACGGGTGTGATCTGCAATAATATAAATCGCTTCCATTGGTTCTGCAGCTTTCAAGTAATCTTCTAAAGAAAGACCTAAACTATCTGCAACTTGTTGACGGAGTTCTTTTAAATCTCCAATATCTTCAATATCCATCATTCCAGCGATTTGTGCATTTCTTCCTTGAATATCTTCATTAATTTCAACACCAGTCAATTCTCTTAATTTATCTACAACTGGTGCAAAACATGCATCGTAAGCTGTTGGAGTTCCTTGAGAAATCCATGCAATTCTTTCAAGTCCATAACCAGTATCTACAACTTTGATTGGAATTTCTTTTTTGGAGCCATCTTCTAAAGTTTCATATTGAATGAACACAAGAGTTGCAAGTTCTACTCCTCTGCAGCATACTTCATAACAAGGTCCTTCGTTACCTCCACCAGACCACCAGGATTTGATGAAAGTAATCTCTTCAGTATTGATTCCAATTGAGTTGAAGAACTCATGACATATTCTGATTGTTTCATCTTCCCAGTAAATGAAGTCATCTTCCTTGTTGATAACAGTGTGGGTACCCATTGTAAAACAGGTCATGTGTCTTCCAGTACGTCCAACATTATCAACATCATTAAGTCTGATTGAAGGTTGAGCCATTGCAATTGGGTTAGCTGGCGGTTTAACAAGTCCTGAAGTAATCCATGGCTGGAAACAGAAGATTGATGCACCAACTAAGAATACATCATCCCTCCACCGTTTAGCAAGAACAGGATATCTTGGGACATGTGTGTGTCCTTCACTTTCTAAAAATTCTCTGAAAACTTTCTGGATTTCATATAAATTGTACGGTTTATCAGTAGCAGGATTTGCAATAAAACCATACTCATCACATGGAGCATCTCCACAAGTGTCTCTATCAACTTGGGAGTAAAACTCTTGTCCACAAGTTTTACAGGTTTGTAGTTTATAACCAAGTTTTTCAAAAATTTCTACCATATGAATCAGTTTAAATTATTTATTAGAATATACTATGAATTTTGTTAAATAAATAATTAGTGAAAAAAGTCTGATAAAAAGTGATTTTTAGAAATTTCATTGAATAAAATCAATACTAAAATATTAAATACAATATTTCAGATCATAAAAAATAGTTAATTTTCAATTAAAATAAGAGTTATTTGAGATTTAAATAAGAAATAAAAAAAAGAAAGGTGATAGATTTAAAAAATCTATCCGAAGAGAGCACCTAATCCAGCTGCTGCTTCTTCTTCAGAAGCTTCTTCTTCCTCTTCCTCTTCTTCTTCTTCAGCTGCTTCAGCTGCTACAGGAGCTGCTGCAGGTGCTGCTGCTGCCATAGCAGTAGTTTCCATAGCTTCGTCAATGTCAACATCTTCTAAAGCTGCAATTAAAGCTTTGATTCTAGCATCTTCAGCTTCAATTCCTGCTGCTTCGATAATACTTTTAACATTTTCTTCGTTAATCTCTTTTTCTGCACTGTGCAAAATCATTGCCGCATATATGTATTCCATGTTATCACCATTAATTTTTAAAGTGTTAGTTTATTAATAATAAAAATTTTAATTAATTAATTTAACCGAAGAGAGCTCCTAACCCAGCTGCTGCTTCTTCTTCACTACTTTCTTCTTCTTCCTCTTCTTCCTCTTCTTCAACAACTTCTCCAACTACTGGAACTGCTGCTACAGCAACGTTAGAGAGTTTGTCAGCTAATTCGTCATCAATAGCACCAGGTGCGTCAGCAACTTCGGATGCAATAGCTAACATTTTAGCTTGTGCTAAACCAATAATTGGTTCTGCAGTTTCTGAGGTCATAATTGCTCCTGCAACACCAACATTGATTGCTCTGGTGTATGCGAGAGTAATAATAGTGGAAATAGTTTCATCAGTAGGGATTGCTGCGTTTACAGATAAATTAAATGCATTTCTGAATGCATTTTGAACGTCAGCTAATGTTTGTTCTTCGTCGATTGCAAGTATGTCGGAAGTATAAATTGCTTCTTCTTCATATACTGCTTTTAAATCGATTCCTACTTCCATTGGATTGATTTCCATCCTGGATAAGGTTGCTGCTACTTGTTTAGAAACTTCTTCGCCTGCTTTTACAACGACAGTTTCTTTTTGTACGCAGATTTTACCTTTATCAATTTTTGCAGGAATTCCAGCTTGTTGTAATTCACCTAAGAAAGGACCTGGTGCGAAACCTGTGTCCCCTTCAGGTACAATAATATCATCACTAGCAATAGATCCTGGTTTAGCAGGAGCTGAAGTTTTGCTGTCTTCTAATATTTTGTATAATTTGAAAGGGTTCATTTCGGTTGCAATAAGTGCAACTTGACCTTCCATGTGATTAGATAAATCAACAAGGTTGTTTTTATCAGCATTACAATCTGCAAGAGCTAAATCAATAAGATTCATTTTAGACATTCTGATAACAGCTTTACCTTTGAGAGCTTTTCTCATTTCTTGGAGCTGTTTTGCAGGAATGTTCATTAAATCAACAATACCAATTACATCGTATTGATTAATGATAGCTTTGAGCTCTTGGACTTCTTCCTTTTTCCATTCTGCAACATGAGCCATTAGATCACCCTCACTACTGGTCCCATAGTTGTTTTAATAAACATGGACTTGATTTGACTTCTTCCTTTTTCTAAATTGCGGTCTAAGACTGTAAGAACAGTTTCCACATTTTCAGCTATATCCTCGTCTGACATGTCTTGGCTTCCAACAACAATTTGAATACTTGCTTGTTGTTTTACACCAACTTTGACAGTATTTTGTAATCTTTCTAAGAGAGGAGCTAATTTAATACTTGCAGGTACTGGTTTTGGCATTTTACCACGAGGACCGAGTACAGGTCCTAAGAACCTACCAACAAGGGGCATCATATCAGCTTGAGCTACTAAGAAATCAACAGAGTTTGCCATTTTTTTAGCGGATTTTCTGTCTTTTCCGAAAGCTTCTAAATCTCCTTTATTAATTACAGTGTCAAGACCAGCGTCTTTAGCTTGAACAATGAGTTCCCCATCAGCAATGACTCCGATTTTAACATCTTTGCCACGGCCTTTAGGAAGAGTAACTTCCTCATTAAACCTATTTTCTGGTTTTTTGACATCTAAGTCACGGATATTAATAATAATATCTACGGACTCAGTGAAGTTTCTCGGCTTAGATTGTTCTTTTGCCTCCTTCACCGCGTTAATTACATCTTGTGTCATATTAATCCCCCATGAACATTTTCTGTTCATTGGATATTTTTTGGTTTCATGAGTATCGATTACAAGAAAAAAATTCTTCAACGATTGCATGAATTAAAAACAGTATATCAATTATAACTTGAATTATAACATCATATACACTGTATTTATTAACTTAATTTAAATTTAACAAAACAATATCTATTCTAATAAGATATCATCATATTTTCCAGCATCAACATCTTTTTGTGCTTCTCTTGGGTCTTTACCATCAACAGATAATCCCATACTAACACAGGTTCCCATAACTTCTTTGATACCTGCTTTGTAATCGTTAGAGAGTAATGAATCGAATTTCATTCTAGCGATTTTGAAAGCAGCTTCAATTGGTAAGTCATTAACAATATCTAAACCTGGTTCATGAGAAGCTTTTTCGATGCCTAACTCTTCCATGATAAGAGCAGTTGTAGGTGGAGTACCGATTTCAATTTCGAAATCTTTAGTGTCTCTGTCCACGATAACTTTAACAGGCACTTTCATTCCTGCGAAGTCAGCGCTTTTTTTGTTAATTTCTTCAACTACTTGCATCATGTTAATACCGAGAGGTCCTAAAGCTGGACCTAATGGTGGACCAGGAGTTGCAGTTCCACCTTCGATAAGAACTTCGACTGTATCTTTAGCCATCAGTCAGCCTCCTTTTGAATTATTCTAATTTGATCAGCTTTAACAGTAACCGGAATTGGTACTGCAGCTTCTATTAACTCAAGAACGACTTCTTCACGTGATTCA contains:
- a CDS encoding fructose-1,6-bisphosphatase, which gives rise to MKTTVSVIKADIGSVSGHCVAHPELIDICDEVLNEALEAGIIKDYYISRCGDDIDLIMTHDKGEENEEVHKTAYNAFMKATERARELKLYGAGQDLLSDTFSGNIKGMGPGVAEIEFEERPSDPVLIFCCDKTEPGAFNLPIFRIFADPFNTAGLVIDPKLHDGFKFEVFDVIEHKKVILNCPEEMYDLLALIGSTGRYVIKRVWKKNGEIAAAVSTERLNLMAGEYVGKDDPVCIVRAQSGFPANGECVDPFAFPHIVSGWMRGSHNGPMMPVSEHEANPIRFDGPPRVVGLGFQVANGELIGPVDLFDDPAFDPTREQAAKIATYLRRHGPFEPHRLPAEEMEYTSLPGVMAKLEDRFEDME
- the thiI gene encoding tRNA 4-thiouridine(8) synthase ThiI — encoded protein: MNYDLIIARYGEIGIKSPRVRSRFEKKLVKNIKATFECKVDRNQGRIYIFPEDFDEGLDQLNYVFGVVSYSPAVSTHTSYEDIDETLTKYTESLIEDGVLDENTKFAIKCRRVGTHDFSSQEMAAHCGGVVRNVVQAPVDLSNPDLTIFVEVREDDTYIFHEKIKGPGGLPLGTQGKVVALISSGIDSPVAAYLMMKRGCEVIALNCDNAPFAGPKSTEVFELLVGQLNKYAKGAPIKKRVVPYGEYLQAAKDHAPEKMTCVLCKSGMYHIAEKLALKLGADAVVDGSSVGQVASQTLSNILTTRYGVDIPVLSPLIGLDKEEITEIAKKIGTFQYSKIDDGGCKAVPKYPETHSELDRVLEARKKMNQDEEIQKAFDNIRRLD
- the alaS gene encoding alanine--tRNA ligase; this translates as MVEIFEKLGYKLQTCKTCGQEFYSQVDRDTCGDAPCDEYGFIANPATDKPYNLYEIQKVFREFLESEGHTHVPRYPVLAKRWRDDVFLVGASIFCFQPWITSGLVKPPANPIAMAQPSIRLNDVDNVGRTGRHMTCFTMGTHTVINKEDDFIYWEDETIRICHEFFNSIGINTEEITFIKSWWSGGGNEGPCYEVCCRGVELATLVFIQYETLEDGSKKEIPIKVVDTGYGLERIAWISQGTPTAYDACFAPVVDKLRELTGVEINEDIQGRNAQIAGMMDIEDIGDLKELRQQVADSLGLSLEDYLKAAEPMEAIYIIADHTRCLAFMIADGIIPSNVKEGYLARLVLRRTIRFMKDLNMKESLAEVMAIQLDFLSKFYPEIRDSEEHIRNIIELEEERYAATVKKGRSIVKRSIKRLKKEGKNEMPLDMLIDLYDAHGIPPETVVEMAGDDFTVDVPGNFFTQVAGAHEKDTSNKKSTFKVDFPETDLLFYKDFYQQEFEAEVLGLVEKDGDKCLVFDKTAFYPEGGGQPSDIGEVSINGTIFKMGHAEKVDNVVLHHVDAEIKDDVVGKKVTGKVDWTRRMTLARHHTGTHLVIAAARKVLGQHIWQAGSQNGLTRARIDLSHYKRITQEELNEIEKLANEYVMENIDLDIKFHTRDEAQELYGFVLYQGGIVPGKMIRVVKIPGVDVQACAGTHVLRTGVVGPIKINKTERVQDGVERIDFSAGLAAIDSMQHDSELLRESSNIFKVDNDQLPKTCDRFFSEWKAQKNEIDRLKSQIASLKMNSLADDYEEINGLKVVSELMEADFKELQKIATDFTDSGKADVVIMGNNDGKIVGAASQNAIDNGIKINDVIKTAAGVLGGGGGGRLTLAQGAGKDTDKMDEAIQTAVELIKG
- the rpl12p gene encoding 50S ribosomal protein P1, which codes for MEYIYAAMILHSAEKEINEENVKSIIEAAGIEAEDARIKALIAALEDVDIDEAMETTAMAAAAPAAAPVAAEAAEEEEEEEEEEASEEEAAAGLGALFG
- a CDS encoding 50S ribosomal protein L10, producing MAHVAEWKKEEVQELKAIINQYDVIGIVDLMNIPAKQLQEMRKALKGKAVIRMSKMNLIDLALADCNADKNNLVDLSNHMEGQVALIATEMNPFKLYKILEDSKTSAPAKPGSIASDDIIVPEGDTGFAPGPFLGELQQAGIPAKIDKGKICVQKETVVVKAGEEVSKQVAATLSRMEINPMEVGIDLKAVYEEEAIYTSDILAIDEEQTLADVQNAFRNAFNLSVNAAIPTDETISTIITLAYTRAINVGVAGAIMTSETAEPIIGLAQAKMLAIASEVADAPGAIDDELADKLSNVAVAAVPVVGEVVEEEEEEEEEESSEEEAAAGLGALFG
- a CDS encoding 50S ribosomal protein L1 — translated: MTQDVINAVKEAKEQSKPRNFTESVDIIINIRDLDVKKPENRFNEEVTLPKGRGKDVKIGVIADGELIVQAKDAGLDTVINKGDLEAFGKDRKSAKKMANSVDFLVAQADMMPLVGRFLGPVLGPRGKMPKPVPASIKLAPLLERLQNTVKVGVKQQASIQIVVGSQDMSDEDIAENVETVLTVLDRNLEKGRSQIKSMFIKTTMGPVVRVI
- a CDS encoding 50S ribosomal protein L11 encodes the protein MAKDTVEVLIEGGTATPGPPLGPALGPLGINMMQVVEEINKKSADFAGMKVPVKVIVDRDTKDFEIEIGTPPTTALIMEELGIEKASHEPGLDIVNDLPIEAAFKIARMKFDSLLSNDYKAGIKEVMGTCVSMGLSVDGKDPREAQKDVDAGKYDDILLE